A single Notoacmeibacter ruber DNA region contains:
- a CDS encoding bifunctional 2-C-methyl-D-erythritol 4-phosphate cytidylyltransferase/2-C-methyl-D-erythritol 2,4-cyclodiphosphate synthase produces the protein MPNEREVTIGVLIVGAGRGERAGGATKGPKQYRLLGGEPILRHTARAFLDHPAVSQVFIAIHPDDQTLAENAMASLQDEMVRLVHGDRTRQLSVLAGLRSMAGAGLDYVMIHDAARPLLTKDTIDAIVDVLSPDEGIITGQPMTDTIKRVDTTAIVVDTLDRTKLFRAQTPQTFAFSKILAAHEAAYAQGTENATDDAAIAEMAGIPVRIVEGRSANPKMTFQEDIDLAEKTFSSFPDVRTGNGYDVHRFEDGEAVTLCGVAIPYHRKLSGHSDADVGLHALTDALLATIGAGDIGTHFPPSDPQWRGAPSSIFIRRAVELVREKGGRIANLDVTLIAEEPKIGPHRPAMTDLLARLVEIDPHRISIKATTNEKMGFVGREEGIAAIATASVVYPGELV, from the coding sequence GTGCCGAACGAGAGGGAAGTCACGATTGGAGTGCTCATCGTCGGCGCGGGCCGGGGAGAACGCGCAGGGGGCGCGACAAAGGGGCCGAAACAATATCGCTTGCTCGGTGGGGAACCTATTCTAAGACACACCGCAAGAGCCTTTCTCGACCACCCGGCGGTTTCGCAGGTCTTCATTGCGATTCACCCAGATGACCAGACGCTCGCCGAGAATGCGATGGCCTCGCTGCAGGACGAGATGGTTCGACTGGTCCATGGCGACAGGACGCGGCAACTCTCGGTGCTCGCCGGCCTCAGGAGTATGGCAGGCGCCGGACTCGACTATGTGATGATCCACGACGCGGCCCGCCCCCTTCTGACGAAGGACACAATCGATGCCATCGTGGACGTCCTAAGCCCCGATGAGGGCATCATTACCGGTCAGCCCATGACGGACACGATCAAACGGGTCGACACGACTGCGATTGTTGTCGATACGCTCGACCGGACCAAGCTTTTCCGGGCGCAGACACCTCAAACCTTCGCTTTTTCTAAAATCCTGGCCGCGCACGAGGCAGCCTATGCGCAGGGAACGGAAAACGCGACCGACGACGCTGCAATTGCTGAAATGGCCGGCATACCGGTGCGTATCGTCGAGGGTCGCTCAGCCAATCCGAAGATGACCTTCCAGGAGGATATCGATTTGGCCGAAAAGACGTTTTCATCCTTTCCGGATGTCCGGACGGGCAATGGCTACGACGTTCACCGTTTCGAGGATGGCGAAGCCGTCACCCTGTGCGGCGTCGCTATACCCTATCATCGGAAACTGTCGGGTCACTCCGATGCGGATGTCGGCCTCCACGCTCTGACCGATGCCCTTCTGGCGACGATCGGCGCTGGTGATATCGGCACTCATTTTCCGCCATCCGATCCGCAGTGGCGCGGTGCGCCATCGTCCATATTCATTCGGCGCGCGGTCGAACTGGTGCGCGAAAAAGGTGGCCGCATCGCCAATCTCGATGTGACGCTGATTGCAGAAGAGCCGAAAATCGGTCCGCACCGGCCCGCTATGACGGATCTCCTGGCACGGCTTGTCGAGATCGATCCACACCGTATCTCCATCAAGGCGACAACCAATGAGAAGATGGGGTTTGTCGGCCGTGAAGAGGGCATTGCGGCGATCGCGACGGCAAGCGTCGTCTATCCGGGAGAACTGGTTTGA
- a CDS encoding CinA family protein — protein sequence MTDEKTKELVGEILNCAQKRRLMIGTAESCTGGLVAATLTSVPGSSTVVDRAFITYSNAAKMDMLGVDPLTLRRCGAVSGETAREMAYGAKRRSAARLVVSTTGIAGPDGGTEEKPVGLVCFGLAAPGGIIRSEQCVFDDEGREAIREAAVRHALNMLLSALEAR from the coding sequence TTGACTGATGAAAAGACGAAGGAACTGGTCGGCGAAATCCTGAACTGCGCCCAGAAGCGACGGCTCATGATCGGCACGGCGGAAAGCTGTACCGGCGGTCTGGTGGCGGCAACACTGACCTCGGTCCCCGGTTCTTCGACGGTCGTGGACCGTGCATTCATCACATATTCGAACGCCGCCAAAATGGATATGCTTGGCGTTGATCCCCTGACGCTGAGGCGCTGCGGGGCGGTCTCGGGCGAGACGGCCCGCGAAATGGCTTATGGCGCGAAACGACGGTCGGCAGCGCGACTTGTGGTCTCGACCACCGGGATTGCCGGCCCTGATGGCGGTACCGAAGAAAAGCCGGTCGGCCTGGTCTGTTTTGGTCTTGCCGCGCCAGGCGGCATCATTCGAAGCGAACAATGCGTGTTCGATGACGAGGGCCGAGAGGCGATCCGCGAAGCGGCTGTCCGCCACGCACTCAACATGCTGCTCAGTGCGCTTGAAGCGAGATAG
- a CDS encoding type II toxin-antitoxin system RatA family toxin — protein MPSFKTTRVVDHSADEMFALVADVESYPQFLPMCEALRIRSSKERERKTLLLADMTVGYKAIRETFTSKVLLNPEEKTINVAYVDGPFRYLDNQWRFEERGEGRSAVHFHIDYEFRNRILGAVMGTMFDRAFRAFAEAFERRADKLYGLNRKADV, from the coding sequence ATGCCAAGTTTCAAAACAACCCGGGTCGTCGACCATAGTGCCGACGAGATGTTTGCACTTGTCGCCGACGTGGAGTCCTATCCGCAATTCTTGCCGATGTGCGAGGCGCTGCGGATCCGTTCCAGCAAGGAGCGGGAGAGAAAAACCCTGCTGCTGGCCGACATGACGGTCGGCTACAAGGCCATCCGCGAGACTTTCACGAGCAAGGTGCTGCTCAATCCCGAAGAAAAGACCATCAATGTCGCCTATGTCGATGGACCCTTCCGCTATCTGGATAATCAGTGGCGCTTCGAAGAGCGCGGCGAGGGGCGGAGCGCCGTCCATTTCCATATCGACTACGAATTCCGAAACCGAATCCTCGGCGCGGTCATGGGCACCATGTTCGATCGGGCCTTTCGCGCTTTTGCCGAAGCGTTCGAGCGTCGCGCCGACAAGCTCTACGGCTTGAACAGGAAAGCTGACGTTTAA
- the lipA gene encoding lipoyl synthase — MVTVLDTRAERPRHPEKAKRPENEVQKKPAWIRVKAPVSKGYNETKSIVRDNNLVTVCEEAGCPNIGECWQKKHASFMVMGEICTRACAFCNVTTGRPLPLDPAEPANVAEAVAQMGLKHVVITSVDRDDLPDGGAQHIADTIAAIRLRSPETTVEVLTPDFLRKDGALETVVAAKPDVFNHNLETVPSNYLTVRPGARYFHSIRLLQRVKELDPTMFTKSGIMVGLGEERNEILQLMDDLRTADVDFITIGQYLAPTRRHHPVIRFVPPDEFKSLETTARSKGFLMVSASPLTRSSHHADEDFAKLQAARAARDAALQLA; from the coding sequence ATGGTCACAGTTCTCGACACTCGCGCTGAGCGCCCACGCCATCCCGAAAAGGCGAAGCGGCCCGAAAACGAGGTGCAGAAAAAACCCGCCTGGATCCGGGTGAAGGCTCCGGTCTCCAAGGGTTACAACGAGACGAAGTCGATCGTTCGCGACAACAATCTCGTGACGGTATGCGAAGAAGCGGGATGCCCCAATATTGGTGAATGCTGGCAGAAAAAACACGCCAGTTTCATGGTTATGGGCGAAATCTGCACGCGTGCCTGCGCGTTTTGCAATGTGACGACCGGCAGACCGTTGCCGCTCGATCCTGCCGAGCCGGCGAATGTTGCCGAGGCCGTTGCCCAGATGGGCTTGAAACACGTGGTGATTACCTCGGTCGACCGCGACGATCTGCCGGATGGTGGTGCTCAGCATATTGCCGATACGATCGCGGCTATCCGGTTGCGGTCGCCGGAAACTACGGTTGAGGTTCTGACGCCCGACTTTCTGCGGAAGGACGGCGCACTTGAGACAGTCGTCGCAGCCAAGCCCGATGTCTTCAACCACAATCTCGAAACGGTCCCGTCGAACTATCTTACTGTTCGCCCAGGGGCCCGCTACTTCCATTCCATTCGCCTGCTGCAAAGGGTCAAGGAACTCGATCCGACGATGTTTACCAAGAGCGGCATCATGGTCGGACTGGGTGAGGAGCGAAACGAAATTCTGCAATTGATGGACGACCTGCGGACTGCCGATGTGGATTTTATCACGATCGGCCAGTATCTTGCACCGACGCGGCGACATCACCCTGTCATTCGCTTTGTTCCGCCCGATGAGTTCAAGAGCCTCGAGACGACTGCGCGGTCCAAAGGGTTTCTAATGGTCTCCGCGAGTCCCCTGACGCGCTCCTCCCATCATGCCGACGAAGATTTTGCGAAATTGCAGGCGGCGAGAGCGGCGCGTGACGCGGCTCTTCAACTGGCCTGA
- a CDS encoding GlsB/YeaQ/YmgE family stress response membrane protein, with translation MGFLAAIIVGGLAGWLAEKVMKSDMGILMNIILGVVGAIVLSFILQVSGLGSGAGASFSWEYLLTGFVGACLLIFIVRLFRR, from the coding sequence ATGGGTTTTCTAGCAGCGATTATCGTGGGTGGCCTCGCAGGCTGGTTGGCCGAGAAGGTCATGAAGAGCGACATGGGCATCCTGATGAACATCATTCTCGGTGTCGTCGGCGCTATCGTACTCAGCTTCATCCTGCAGGTTTCGGGTCTTGGCAGCGGCGCTGGCGCTTCCTTCTCCTGGGAATACCTTCTGACCGGCTTCGTCGGCGCATGCCTGCTGATTTTCATCGTGAGGCTTTTCCGGCGGTAA
- the lpdA gene encoding dihydrolipoyl dehydrogenase has translation MADYDVIVIGSGPGGYVTAIRASQLGLKTAIVEREHLGGICLNWGCIPTKALLRSAEIMHYASHIKDYGLTLEGSVKPDVNAVVDRSRAVSKRLNNGVGMLMKKNKIDVIWGEAKLTGKGKIKVDKPQKKPMEPQPVSPKGVKAEGEYSAKHIIIATGARPRVLPGIEPDGERIWTYFEAMVPKALPKSMLVMGSGAIGVEFASFYNAMGCDVTVVEVVDRIMPVEDAEISKIAQKQLEKQGIKFRLKTKVSKVEKSKSGVKATLEGEGGKSETMEVEHLISAVGVQSNSENLGLEDLGVKIDRGSIVVDGYGRTNVEGVYAIGDVAGPPMLAHKAEHEGVICVETIAGVEGVHGLDKSKIPGCTYCHPQVASVGLTEAKAKEVGHEIRVGRFPFAANGKAIALGEDEGLIKTIFDKKTGQLLGAHMVGAEVTELIQGFVVAMGLETTEEELMHTVFPHPTLSEMMKESVLDAYGRVLNS, from the coding sequence ATGGCCGATTACGATGTGATTGTTATTGGATCCGGGCCGGGTGGCTATGTAACGGCGATCCGTGCATCGCAGCTCGGACTGAAGACGGCGATCGTGGAGCGGGAGCACCTTGGCGGCATCTGCCTCAACTGGGGCTGCATCCCGACGAAGGCGTTGCTCCGCAGCGCCGAGATCATGCATTATGCCAGCCATATCAAGGATTACGGCCTCACGCTGGAAGGCTCTGTCAAGCCGGATGTGAACGCCGTGGTCGACAGGTCGCGCGCCGTTTCCAAACGCCTCAATAATGGCGTCGGCATGCTCATGAAGAAGAACAAGATCGACGTTATCTGGGGCGAAGCAAAGCTCACCGGAAAGGGCAAGATCAAGGTCGACAAGCCTCAGAAAAAACCGATGGAGCCGCAGCCGGTGTCGCCCAAAGGCGTGAAAGCTGAGGGTGAGTATTCGGCGAAACACATCATCATTGCGACGGGCGCGCGGCCGCGCGTTCTGCCTGGCATCGAGCCGGACGGTGAGCGCATCTGGACCTATTTCGAGGCGATGGTGCCGAAAGCGCTGCCGAAGAGCATGCTGGTCATGGGCTCGGGCGCCATCGGCGTCGAGTTCGCCAGCTTTTACAATGCAATGGGCTGCGATGTGACGGTGGTCGAAGTGGTTGACCGCATCATGCCTGTGGAAGATGCCGAAATCTCCAAGATTGCGCAGAAGCAGTTGGAAAAGCAGGGCATCAAATTCCGCCTGAAGACAAAGGTCAGCAAAGTCGAAAAATCGAAGAGCGGCGTAAAAGCTACCCTGGAAGGCGAGGGGGGCAAGTCGGAGACGATGGAGGTAGAGCACCTCATTTCGGCTGTGGGCGTTCAAAGCAACAGCGAGAACCTCGGTCTGGAAGATCTGGGCGTGAAAATCGACCGCGGTTCGATCGTGGTGGATGGCTACGGCAGGACGAATGTCGAAGGAGTCTATGCCATTGGCGATGTCGCCGGACCGCCGATGCTGGCACACAAGGCCGAGCATGAAGGCGTGATCTGCGTCGAGACGATTGCCGGCGTCGAAGGCGTCCACGGCCTTGATAAATCAAAAATTCCGGGCTGTACCTACTGCCATCCGCAGGTTGCCTCCGTGGGCCTGACTGAAGCGAAGGCGAAGGAAGTCGGGCACGAAATTCGCGTTGGACGCTTCCCCTTCGCGGCGAACGGCAAGGCCATCGCGCTCGGCGAGGATGAGGGGCTCATCAAGACGATCTTCGACAAGAAGACGGGGCAGCTTCTCGGGGCGCATATGGTGGGCGCGGAAGTGACCGAACTCATCCAGGGTTTTGTGGTGGCCATGGGCCTCGAAACCACCGAAGAGGAGCTGATGCACACCGTCTTCCCCCATCCGACCCTTTCCGAAATGATGAAGGAAAGCGTGCTGGATGCCTATGGGCGAGTGTTGAATTCGTAA
- a CDS encoding SGNH/GDSL hydrolase family protein, producing MKTILAFGDSLTWGFDGPTRTRHPFEKRWPNVLQSELGGGFHVIAEGLNGRTTGYDDHLADCDRNGARILPTLLHSHAPLDLVILFLGTNDLKPFTGAGARGAAMGMGRLVEQVRHHAWSAVDDAREPAIMIIAPPAIQKPDDPDYGDTFADAIEDSKSFARRYEDLALERDCYFFDAGAIAKTDPHDGIHLDAENTAALGRALALVVGDIFKKRTS from the coding sequence ATGAAAACGATACTCGCATTCGGCGATTCGCTGACCTGGGGCTTCGACGGCCCCACCCGAACGCGCCACCCGTTCGAGAAACGATGGCCCAATGTGCTTCAGTCGGAGCTAGGCGGGGGCTTTCACGTCATTGCCGAAGGTCTGAACGGACGGACCACCGGTTATGATGATCATCTGGCGGATTGCGATCGTAATGGCGCGCGCATCCTGCCGACGCTTCTACATAGCCATGCGCCGCTCGATCTGGTGATCCTGTTTCTTGGTACGAACGACCTGAAGCCCTTTACCGGGGCCGGTGCGCGTGGGGCTGCAATGGGTATGGGCCGGCTTGTGGAGCAGGTGCGACATCATGCGTGGTCAGCCGTCGATGACGCCAGAGAGCCTGCAATCATGATTATCGCGCCACCTGCCATTCAGAAACCGGATGATCCCGATTACGGCGACACCTTTGCCGATGCGATCGAGGATTCCAAGAGCTTCGCCAGACGCTACGAAGATCTGGCGCTGGAAAGAGACTGTTACTTCTTCGATGCCGGGGCCATTGCGAAGACAGACCCCCATGATGGCATTCATCTTGATGCCGAGAACACCGCCGCCCTCGGCAGGGCACTGGCGCTGGTTGTCGGCGATATCTTTAAAAAACGCACGAGTTGA
- a CDS encoding GNAT family N-acetyltransferase, producing the protein MTVTFRPARREDAADLAILADMAGHGLPQWFWRGAVEKEGFSSVVEVGRDRVRSDDHAMSWRKMQVAIVGDEVAGMILDYPLTDRNSDEDIAGCGAVIASLLLLENDLAPCWYINMLAVYRDFRGQGIGKKLIEGARRRALDADFDSIGLGVEDDNPALSLYRRCGFETVARQSYHSFGGTKTSGEWYAMRAASKQAS; encoded by the coding sequence ATGACGGTCACGTTCCGTCCAGCGCGTCGAGAGGACGCTGCCGATCTCGCGATCCTTGCGGATATGGCCGGTCACGGTCTGCCGCAGTGGTTTTGGCGCGGCGCGGTCGAAAAGGAAGGCTTCTCGTCCGTCGTCGAAGTGGGGCGTGATCGCGTCCGCTCCGACGATCATGCGATGAGCTGGCGGAAGATGCAGGTCGCGATCGTGGGCGATGAAGTGGCTGGGATGATCCTCGATTACCCACTGACCGACCGCAACAGCGATGAGGATATTGCCGGCTGCGGGGCGGTCATAGCCTCATTGCTGTTGTTGGAAAATGATCTGGCCCCGTGCTGGTATATCAACATGCTCGCGGTTTATCGGGATTTTCGCGGGCAGGGGATTGGTAAAAAGCTGATTGAAGGCGCGCGGCGACGCGCGCTGGACGCCGACTTCGACAGCATCGGTTTGGGCGTCGAAGACGACAATCCGGCCCTTTCTCTGTACCGGCGCTGCGGTTTCGAAACGGTGGCTCGCCAGAGCTATCATTCCTTTGGCGGCACCAAGACATCCGGTGAGTGGTATGCCATGCGCGCCGCGAGCAAGCAGGCCTCATGA
- a CDS encoding pyruvate dehydrogenase complex dihydrolipoamide acetyltransferase, translating into MAIEITMPALSPTMEEGNLASWQVKVGDKVEPGDVIAEIETDKATMEVEAVDEGTIAEILVEAGTEGVKVNAVIALLAEEGEDPADVKGGSGKSEKAEPEKDLPDPDKAAARDDAKVSESSSDGGAGHGRPQPEASSNKTDGAKTAVADSIKAGPAPKKDGERIFSTPLARRVAQQKGIDLSAVTGTGPHGRIVMADVEKSKPAETTKAADTPKSAQSSASAAPMADDAVLKLFEEGSYELVKHDGMRKTIAKRLVQAKQTVPHFYLTRDVNIDALLKLRSQINKAAPMIKAEEGEKPAYKLSVNDMIIKAMAMALQAVPDANASWTEEAMVKHKHADVGVAVAIPGGLITPIIRKAEQKTLSTISNEMKDLARRARDRKLKPEEYQGGTTAVSNLGMFGIKHFSAVINPPHGTILAIGAGEKRPIVKDDAIAIATVMTVTLSVDHRAVDGALGAELLDAFHGLVENPMSMLV; encoded by the coding sequence ATGGCTATCGAAATTACAATGCCCGCGCTCTCCCCGACGATGGAAGAGGGCAATCTGGCCAGCTGGCAGGTCAAGGTTGGCGACAAGGTCGAACCCGGCGACGTGATTGCCGAGATCGAAACCGACAAGGCGACGATGGAAGTCGAAGCGGTCGATGAGGGAACGATCGCTGAAATTCTGGTCGAAGCCGGCACGGAAGGCGTGAAGGTCAATGCCGTGATCGCGCTCCTCGCGGAGGAAGGCGAAGACCCGGCCGATGTGAAGGGCGGTAGCGGCAAGAGCGAAAAGGCCGAGCCCGAAAAGGACCTGCCCGATCCAGACAAGGCTGCCGCACGCGACGACGCCAAGGTTTCTGAAAGCTCCAGCGATGGCGGGGCAGGCCATGGCAGGCCGCAACCGGAAGCCTCTTCGAACAAGACCGATGGTGCCAAGACGGCCGTGGCGGATTCCATCAAGGCGGGACCTGCGCCGAAGAAAGATGGCGAACGGATCTTTTCCACGCCACTGGCACGGCGCGTCGCCCAACAGAAGGGCATCGACCTGTCGGCCGTGACCGGCACCGGCCCGCACGGACGTATCGTCATGGCGGATGTCGAGAAGTCGAAACCGGCCGAGACGACAAAGGCCGCCGATACGCCGAAGAGCGCTCAAAGCTCTGCCTCCGCGGCGCCGATGGCAGACGATGCCGTGCTCAAGCTCTTCGAAGAAGGCTCTTACGAGCTGGTCAAGCATGATGGCATGCGCAAGACGATCGCAAAGCGCCTTGTTCAGGCCAAGCAGACCGTCCCGCATTTCTATCTGACGCGTGACGTCAATATCGATGCGTTGCTCAAACTGCGCAGCCAGATCAACAAGGCGGCGCCGATGATCAAGGCCGAAGAAGGTGAGAAGCCCGCCTACAAGCTGTCGGTCAACGACATGATCATCAAGGCCATGGCCATGGCACTGCAGGCCGTTCCGGATGCCAACGCTTCCTGGACCGAAGAGGCCATGGTCAAGCACAAGCATGCCGATGTCGGTGTTGCCGTCGCGATTCCGGGCGGGTTGATCACTCCGATCATCCGCAAGGCAGAGCAGAAGACGCTCTCGACGATTTCCAACGAGATGAAGGATCTCGCCAGGCGCGCACGCGACCGCAAACTCAAGCCGGAAGAATATCAGGGCGGTACGACGGCGGTGTCCAACCTCGGCATGTTCGGGATCAAGCATTTCTCGGCAGTGATCAATCCGCCGCATGGCACCATTCTGGCCATCGGAGCGGGTGAGAAACGTCCGATCGTCAAGGATGACGCGATCGCAATCGCGACTGTGATGACTGTGACTTTGTCGGTCGATCACCGTGCGGTCGACGGAGCGCTCGGCGCAGAACTGCTCGACGCCTTCCACGGTCTCGTCGAAAACCCGATGAGCATGCTGGTGTGA
- a CDS encoding pyruvate dehydrogenase complex E1 component subunit beta, which translates to MTIEVTMPALSPTMEEGTLAKWLKSVGDKIEPGEVIAEIETDKATMEVEAADEGTLGKILVDEGTENVKVNSPIAILLEEGEDESALDSAASGSGSTQADDTEEAADAGSGDADPHSARTADGAGGEGKASEGNPVSDIEARRVPAEGKVHPQPRKPDPSQLREVPEGTEMQETTVREALRDAMAEEMRNDDRVFVMGEEVAEYQGAYKVTQGLLDEFGSKRVVDTPITEHGFAGVGVGAAMAGLRPIVEFMTFNFAMQAIDQIVNSAAKTRYMAGGQMGSPIVFRGPNGAAARVAAQHSQDYAAWYSHVPGLKVIQPYSAADAKGLLKAAIRDPNPVIFLENEILYGQSFEVPKMEDFVLPIGKARIHRSGDDVTLVSFGIGMTYAIKAADELAGMGIEAEVIDLRTIRPMDLETVIESVKKTNRLVTVEEGFPQSSVGDFIANQVQRRAFDYLDAPVVTIAGKDVPMPYAANLEKLALPNVGEVIEAVKAVTYKD; encoded by the coding sequence ATGACCATTGAAGTGACCATGCCCGCCCTCTCTCCGACAATGGAGGAAGGTACCCTTGCCAAGTGGCTCAAATCCGTAGGTGACAAGATCGAACCCGGCGAGGTGATCGCCGAAATCGAAACAGACAAGGCCACGATGGAAGTGGAGGCTGCCGATGAGGGGACTCTCGGCAAGATCCTCGTCGATGAAGGGACCGAAAACGTAAAGGTCAATTCTCCCATCGCCATTCTTCTGGAAGAGGGCGAAGACGAAAGCGCTCTGGATAGCGCCGCTTCCGGTTCCGGGTCGACACAGGCCGATGACACCGAAGAGGCCGCTGACGCCGGATCAGGTGATGCCGATCCCCATTCCGCTCGCACAGCCGATGGCGCGGGTGGTGAGGGCAAAGCTTCCGAGGGCAATCCGGTCAGCGATATCGAGGCGAGGCGCGTGCCGGCCGAGGGGAAAGTCCATCCCCAGCCCCGCAAACCCGATCCCTCACAGCTTCGTGAAGTTCCGGAAGGGACGGAAATGCAGGAGACCACGGTTCGCGAAGCTCTGCGCGACGCCATGGCCGAAGAGATGCGCAACGATGACCGTGTCTTCGTGATGGGCGAAGAAGTGGCCGAGTATCAGGGTGCCTACAAGGTCACGCAGGGACTGCTCGACGAATTCGGCTCCAAGCGCGTGGTCGATACGCCGATCACCGAACATGGTTTCGCCGGTGTCGGTGTGGGCGCCGCGATGGCCGGCCTGCGACCGATCGTGGAATTCATGACCTTCAACTTCGCGATGCAGGCGATCGACCAGATCGTCAATTCGGCTGCGAAGACGCGCTATATGGCAGGCGGGCAGATGGGCTCTCCCATCGTTTTTCGCGGGCCGAACGGCGCCGCCGCCCGCGTGGCCGCGCAGCACAGCCAGGATTATGCCGCGTGGTATTCGCATGTGCCCGGTCTGAAAGTGATCCAGCCCTATAGTGCGGCCGATGCAAAGGGCCTTCTCAAGGCCGCCATCCGCGATCCGAACCCGGTCATCTTTCTTGAGAACGAAATCCTCTACGGCCAGAGTTTCGAAGTGCCGAAGATGGAGGATTTCGTTCTGCCGATCGGCAAGGCGCGCATCCATCGCTCCGGTGATGATGTCACGCTGGTCAGTTTCGGCATCGGAATGACGTACGCCATCAAGGCCGCCGACGAACTCGCCGGCATGGGTATCGAAGCCGAAGTCATCGACCTTCGGACCATTCGCCCGATGGACCTCGAGACGGTGATCGAGAGCGTCAAGAAGACAAACCGGCTGGTCACTGTGGAAGAGGGCTTCCCACAGAGTTCCGTCGGGGACTTCATCGCGAACCAGGTGCAGCGGCGCGCATTCGATTATCTGGATGCGCCGGTCGTCACCATCGCCGGCAAGGACGTTCCGATGCCCTATGCCGCCAATCTGGAAAAACTAGCACTTCCCAATGTCGGCGAAGTGATCGAGGCCGTTAAGGCCGTGACGTATAAGGACTGA
- the pdhA gene encoding pyruvate dehydrogenase (acetyl-transferring) E1 component subunit alpha: protein MKFGIEEDKQAYRDMLLIRRFEEKAGQLYGRGLIGGFCHLYIGQEAVVTGVQMVLNEGDQVITAYRDHGHMLATGMDPKGVMAELTGRQGGYSKGKGGSMHMFSRDKHFYGGHGIVGAQVSLGTGIAFANRYRENGNLCCTYFGDGAANQGQVYESFNMASLWDLPVIYIIENNQYAMGTSVTRSSAETHFNQRGVSFRIPGMEVDGMDVRAVKAAAEEAAAFVREGNGPIILEMKTYRYRGHSMSDPAKYRSKDEVDKMKDREHDPIERVKTRLVEDHGMAEEDVKAIDKEIRGIVNDAAEFAQNDSEPDPSELWTDIYAEDGSEAA from the coding sequence ATGAAGTTCGGTATCGAGGAGGACAAGCAAGCCTATCGCGACATGCTCCTTATACGGCGGTTCGAGGAAAAGGCCGGCCAGCTTTACGGTCGCGGCCTGATCGGCGGGTTCTGTCACCTCTATATCGGGCAGGAAGCGGTCGTGACCGGTGTCCAGATGGTTCTCAACGAGGGCGATCAGGTCATCACGGCCTATCGTGACCACGGCCATATGCTCGCGACGGGTATGGACCCGAAGGGCGTCATGGCCGAACTCACGGGTCGGCAGGGCGGCTACTCCAAGGGCAAAGGCGGCTCGATGCACATGTTCAGCCGCGACAAGCATTTCTACGGCGGTCACGGCATCGTCGGAGCGCAGGTTTCGCTAGGCACCGGGATCGCCTTTGCCAACCGGTATCGGGAAAACGGCAATCTGTGCTGCACCTATTTCGGAGACGGCGCGGCCAACCAGGGACAGGTCTACGAGTCGTTCAACATGGCCTCGCTCTGGGACCTGCCGGTTATCTACATTATCGAGAACAACCAGTATGCGATGGGCACGTCGGTGACACGCTCTTCGGCCGAAACCCACTTTAACCAACGTGGCGTTTCCTTCCGTATTCCAGGGATGGAAGTCGACGGGATGGATGTTCGTGCGGTGAAGGCGGCTGCGGAAGAGGCCGCGGCGTTCGTCCGCGAAGGCAACGGTCCGATCATTCTGGAGATGAAGACCTATCGCTATCGCGGCCATTCGATGAGCGATCCGGCCAAATATCGCTCGAAGGACGAGGTCGACAAGATGAAGGACCGCGAACACGACCCCATCGAGCGGGTCAAGACGCGGCTTGTCGAAGATCACGGCATGGCAGAGGAAGATGTGAAAGCCATCGACAAGGAAATCCGCGGTATCGTCAACGATGCGGCAGAATTTGCCCAGAACGACTCGGAGCCGGATCCTTCCGAACTATGGACGGACATCTATGCCGAAGATGGGAGCGAGGCCGCATAA
- a CDS encoding FtsB family cell division protein codes for MWTRQYKQKRWKGLILPVLTGLCLAYFSHHTVQGNYGTEANARHEARLADLREELAVLTHRHSELEKRTVQLQDGTISRDMLDEMARRQLGVIGPNELIIRP; via the coding sequence ATGTGGACCCGGCAATATAAACAGAAGCGCTGGAAGGGGCTGATCCTGCCCGTTCTGACAGGGCTTTGCCTTGCCTATTTTTCTCATCATACCGTTCAGGGCAATTACGGCACCGAGGCCAATGCCCGCCACGAAGCGCGGTTGGCGGACCTGCGCGAGGAACTCGCAGTCCTTACGCACCGCCACAGTGAGCTGGAAAAGCGCACCGTTCAGCTACAGGATGGGACGATCTCACGTGACATGCTGGACGAGATGGCGCGGCGTCAACTTGGCGTTATCGGACCGAATGAACTGATAATCCGTCCCTGA